The Armatimonadota bacterium genomic sequence AGACATCCAGATACCGGAAGTCCTCAGATTGCGCACACTCGTCACCGCTTTCGACATGCTGGAGTTCGGCAAATGGCGATACAACATGTTCGGCGAAGGCGGTCACTGGTTTCCCGGTCAGCCGGCCGCCAAATGCACCGACTGTGGCGACTGCCTGCCGCGCTGCCCGATGAAACTCGACATCCCCGCCCTCCTGCGCGAGACCGATGCGCTGATTGCCGGCGAACCGGTGAAGCGCCTGTGGAACACGGAATGACGCGCCGTCGTGGTACAATGAAGGGGGAAGCGAGCAGCGCATAATTGCGTTGCGTCGCCGAAAGGAAACTCACATGAAACAATTCCTGATCGCCGGAGTGGCCGCCATCTCGTTGCTGCCCCTTTCGGCCGGCGCCAAACCGGTCGCCACGAAACAGTCCGGAATGAATGGCGTCCGCGCGGTTTTCGACGCCGCTTCCGGTAAGAGCACCGTCTACGGGGCTTGCATCCCCCTCACCTTCACCAAGGATGACGCGGGGAAGATGCTCGAATTGGTGGTGGACAGCCCCAAGCCCGTGGTTGTGGAGCTCTGGACCGGTGACATCCCGCGCGGGGCGGTCACCTGGGACAAGAACCGCAAATTCCTGGGCAACAGCGGCGCCAAGCCGGAGCTCAAACCTGATTTCAAGTGGATGATCGAGCCCGGAACCTACTCCGCGCTGGTGCTGGCGACGATGCCTCCCGGCCAGAAGCCGGACCCGTTCGTGATCTCGTGGGGCAAGGAAACCCGTGTTCCCACCGAACAGGACAAGAAGGAATGGGACAAGGCTGTTGCGAAATTCACCGTGTCCAGAATTCTGCAGGCGCAGGCCAAGCGCATTTTCGCCCCGAATTTCTCCACGATAGCAACCGACCACAACCCCGTCTCCCCGCAACAATATCGCGGCAAGGTCCTGCTTCTTCAGTTCACCACCGGCAACGATCAGGCGACGATGGATGACCTCGGCTTCAACTGGACAACCTACCAGCTCCACAACGCCGAGGGCTTCGATATGCTGAGCATCTACCTCGACTCGGATTCGGCCGCGTACACCGCCATCAACGATGAGCTGAAGATCGGCTGGCGCCAGATTTTCGATGCGTCCACGGCCAATGCGGCTATCGCCGAGAAATACGGTGTGGGGGAAACGCCTTACACCGTGCTCATCGACTCCGCCGGTCGAGTCGTCGCGCAGAACATCCATCGCGAAGCGCTCCGCAAGCTCACCTTGGCAACCCTCGCCGAAATGAAAGACCTCAGGGATGCGCTGAAGCTTGTGGACGACACACCGGACGGTACTGACGCAACGGGTTCAGCCTCCGCCGAAGCCAAGCCTGCCGATAGCGCCGGCAAGTAGCAGGGATTCCTGATGGTGCAATAAGAAAACCGGCCGGCCCAAATGGGCCGGCCGGTTTTTCTATTGCGCTATCGCGCATGTCCCTCTGCCGTACCGGTCACTCGCCTCCGGGCGGCAGAGAGGTCACACCCGGGATCTCCCTGCTTCGCCGTCCCAGCACGCCCAGCCAGCGGGAACGCGTGCCGGTCACCAGGTCGTCCATCAGCGAATACGTTACCGGAATCACCAGCAGCGTCAATACAGTGGACAGAACCAGTCCCCCGATCACGGCGACTGCCATTGGCGACCGCTGCTCGGAGCCTTTGCTCAACGCAAGGGCCGTGGGCATCATTCCGCCAATCATCGCAAACGTGGTCATCAGCACCGGCCGCAGCCTCGTTGGGCCCGCTTCCAGAATGGCGTCCCGCCGGCTCTTGCCGCGAGAGCGCAGGGTATTCGTGTAGTCGATGAGCAGGATGCCGTTCTTGGTTACCAGGCCAACCAGCATGATGATTCCGATCATGCTGATCATGCTGAACGTCTTATTCGTCACCATCAGGCCCAGCAGGGCGCCCACCAGCGCCTGCGGCAGGGCCAACCAGATGACGAATGGCGTCGTGAGGCTTTCGAACAAGGCTGCCATCAACATGTACACAAGAACCACCGCAAGCGCGAGAGCAGAGAACAGGAAGCCGAACGACTCCTGCATGATCTGCCCCATACCGCCGACGCCGATGTTCGAACTGCCCTTGTCGATCTGCTGGGCCGCGGCCGTCGCGGCCGCCTGAAGGTTGGCCTGCGCGTACCCTTGAGCGATGTTGGCATCCACCGATACGAGGCGCTGCCTGTCCTTGCGCTTGATTTCGTTTGGCGCGTTGCGCAGGGCGATGGTGGCGATGTCGTTCAGGTAGATCGGTTTACCGGCAACGTTGGCGACTACCAGGCTGCCCACTTCGCTGATGCTGTTCCGGTTCAGCTTATTGTACTGAACGCGGATGATGTACTCGTCTCCCCGCTCGCGGTATCTCGTGTCGGCGCCGCTGTCTCCGCTCCCCTGCAATGCGGTTCGAACGGCCGACCCGATCTGCGCAGCGCTGAGCCCCAGGTCCGCCGCCTTTCGTTCATCAACCGTGAACTGCATCTCAGGCTTGCCGACCTTCCAGGAGGACTCCAGGTCGGTGAGACCTTTGATCTTGGACATGGCGCCGACAAGCTGATTGGCGACGCGGACGTTCTGGTCCATATCCGGCCCGGTGACCTCCTCGGTGATCGGCTTGCCGGACCCCATCCCGCCGGTTGCCACCAGCTGGATATTGGCGCCCGGAATATCCGCCGTCTGAGCGATTACGTTCCGCATGACGTCCTTCACGCCCAGGGAACGCTCGGATTTGTCGACGAGTTTGACGTCTACCGCCCCATACTGCGATCCTGAGTCA encodes the following:
- a CDS encoding redoxin family protein, with translation MKQFLIAGVAAISLLPLSAGAKPVATKQSGMNGVRAVFDAASGKSTVYGACIPLTFTKDDAGKMLELVVDSPKPVVVELWTGDIPRGAVTWDKNRKFLGNSGAKPELKPDFKWMIEPGTYSALVLATMPPGQKPDPFVISWGKETRVPTEQDKKEWDKAVAKFTVSRILQAQAKRIFAPNFSTIATDHNPVSPQQYRGKVLLLQFTTGNDQATMDDLGFNWTTYQLHNAEGFDMLSIYLDSDSAAYTAINDELKIGWRQIFDASTANAAIAEKYGVGETPYTVLIDSAGRVVAQNIHREALRKLTLATLAEMKDLRDALKLVDDTPDGTDATGSASAEAKPADSAGK